In the genome of Capra hircus breed San Clemente chromosome 5, ASM170441v1, whole genome shotgun sequence, one region contains:
- the DESI1 gene encoding desumoylating isopeptidase 1, which translates to MEPPNLYPVKLYVYDLSKGLARRLSPIMLGKQLEGIWHTSIVVHKDEFFFGSGGISSCPPGRTLLGPPDSVVDVGSTEVTEEIFLEYLSSLGESLFRSEAYNIFENNCNTFSNEVAQFLTGRKIPSYITDLPSEILSTPFGQALRPFLDSIAIQPPGGSPVGRPNGQS; encoded by the exons ATGGAGCCGCCGAATCTCTATCCGGTGAAGCTCTACGTGTACGACCTGTCCAAGGGCCTGGCCCGGCGGCTCAGCCCCATCATGTTGG gGAAACAACTGGAAGGCATCTG GCACACCTCCATAGTCGTGCACAAGGATGAGTTCTTCTTCGGCAGTGGCGGCATCTCCAGCTGTCCGCCA GGAAGGACTTTGCTTGGGCCCCCAGATTCTGTGGTTGATGTTGGGAGCACAGAAGTCACAGAAGAAATCTTTCTGGAGTACCTGTCCTCCCTTGGGGAATCTCTGTTCCG AAGTGAGGCCTACAACATCTTTGAGAACAACTGTAACACCTTCAGCAACGAAGTGGCACAGTTCCTAACCGGGCGGAAGATCCCTTCTTACATCACTGACCTTCCCTCTGAAATTCTCTCCAC GCCCTTCGGACAGGCCCTGAGGCCCTTCCTGGACTCCATTGCGATCCAGCCTCCCGGAGGGAGCCCGGTGGGCCGACCCAATGGCCAGAGCTAA